A window from Corynebacterium urealyticum DSM 7109 encodes these proteins:
- a CDS encoding alpha/beta fold hydrolase: MSENNVVSVEDVHRQWVHVQMADGSTTAVRIFTPPLAGGEGPASPAPAAAQAGAENGTAAEPRTAAESGHDGKKPLVILWPGFGVGARYYEPIAKELATRGWIVAIGELHGQGESTAAASRTQDWGYHDLASSDFPRTIRAVKRRLELGEKYPTIMLTHSMGGQMAAVFLARPEAKELNVLGYMGVGTGTPYYRGFTGRTRIELRLGSLLMSAIVLARGYQPEGLLDIANYGRQARNHILEWTKLAQRNSFKNLHGQDMDYVAAMAETQTNILLTRFSNDDDCPLDSAKNLALLFPQGCVAVEEYPAEVEQLGHNRWARQPQVVADRFERWAATVEA, encoded by the coding sequence GTGAGTGAAAATAACGTAGTTTCCGTCGAGGATGTGCACCGTCAGTGGGTTCACGTGCAGATGGCGGACGGCAGCACCACGGCCGTGCGCATCTTCACCCCACCGCTAGCCGGCGGCGAAGGCCCAGCTAGCCCGGCTCCGGCAGCAGCCCAGGCAGGCGCCGAGAACGGCACCGCAGCCGAACCCCGCACCGCTGCGGAGAGCGGCCATGATGGGAAGAAACCCCTGGTCATCCTGTGGCCGGGCTTCGGTGTCGGCGCCCGCTATTACGAGCCGATCGCCAAGGAGCTCGCCACCCGCGGCTGGATCGTCGCCATCGGCGAGTTGCACGGCCAGGGCGAATCCACCGCCGCCGCTAGCCGCACCCAGGACTGGGGCTATCACGATCTGGCGAGCTCCGATTTCCCGCGCACCATCCGCGCGGTCAAGCGCCGCTTGGAGCTGGGGGAGAAGTACCCGACCATCATGCTGACCCACTCGATGGGTGGGCAGATGGCTGCAGTGTTCCTGGCGCGCCCGGAGGCTAAGGAGCTCAACGTCCTGGGCTACATGGGGGTTGGTACCGGCACCCCGTATTACCGGGGTTTCACCGGACGCACCCGCATCGAGCTCAGGCTCGGCTCCCTGTTGATGAGCGCGATTGTGCTGGCCCGCGGCTACCAGCCGGAGGGCCTGTTGGATATCGCAAATTACGGCCGGCAGGCGCGCAACCACATCCTGGAATGGACCAAGCTCGCGCAGCGCAATAGCTTTAAAAACCTGCACGGCCAGGACATGGACTATGTCGCGGCGATGGCGGAGACGCAGACGAATATCCTGCTCACCCGCTTCTCCAATGACGATGACTGCCCCCTCGACTCCGCGAAGAACCTCGCCCTGCTCTTCCCGCAGGGCTGCGTTGCGGTGGAGGAGTATCCCGCGGAGGTGGAGCAGCTCGGCCACAATCGCTGGGCGCGCCAGCCGCAGGTCGTGGCCGACCGGTTCGAGCGCTGGGCCGCCACGGTCGAGGCCTAG
- a CDS encoding DUF721 domain-containing protein, whose protein sequence is MARRNGWNRGRRGTLAEPATDSGSTGNTARTSSGVQRIKTRMDGRADRSYRDPGSFSALLSREIRRQGWEENVGVRRLMQDWEHLVGPTIAAHTRPVKFDEKNKFLHVQSDSTPWATQLRLIQATILSKIAQELGPDVVVELKIHNPDYGPRQTGRLRVQGRGKRDDYG, encoded by the coding sequence ATGGCTCGCAGGAACGGCTGGAACCGGGGCCGCCGGGGCACGCTCGCGGAACCCGCCACAGACTCCGGCAGCACCGGCAACACAGCGCGCACCAGCTCTGGCGTCCAGCGCATCAAAACCCGCATGGACGGCCGCGCCGACCGCAGCTACCGCGACCCCGGCAGCTTCTCCGCCCTGCTCAGCCGCGAAATCCGGCGCCAGGGTTGGGAGGAAAACGTCGGTGTGCGCCGCCTCATGCAGGACTGGGAGCACCTCGTCGGCCCCACGATCGCCGCACACACCCGGCCGGTGAAATTCGACGAGAAAAACAAGTTCCTCCACGTCCAGAGCGACTCCACACCCTGGGCGACCCAACTTCGCCTTATCCAGGCGACCATCCTGTCGAAAATCGCCCAGGAGTTGGGGCCGGACGTCGTCGTCGAACTCAAGATTCACAACCCGGACTACGGGCCGCGACAGACCGGCCGCCTCCGCGTCCAAGGGCGGGGCAAACGCGATGATTACGGCTGA
- the dnaN gene encoding DNA polymerase III subunit beta produces MEQENVSFSVAKDDFASALAWVARALPTKPTQPILRGVMILADDDGLELSGFDREVSTRVRVNANVDEPGRILVAGKLASDIVGALPGKEITMEYSGSTVLVRSSSSRFELPAMTIEDYPVLPDMPAVTGTIDPNLFTEAISQVAIAAGKDDTLPMLTGIRMEIEGENVVLAATDRFRLAVRSFQWNPASADAKAELLIPARTLADTARTLDHSLNDPIEIAIGSGEDIGADGLLGIVTDARRTTTRLLDADFPKFRPLLPARHNAMASVEIAPLLDAIRRVSLVAERNSQIRMHFEESTLTLSAGGSDVGQAEEVLNCAYHGEPLTIAFNPAYLKDGLSAIHTERVVFGFTQPSRPAILIPAPAELPEAEEDGTFPDPETNFKYLLMPVRLPG; encoded by the coding sequence ATGGAGCAAGAAAATGTGAGTTTCTCGGTTGCGAAGGATGATTTCGCATCTGCACTGGCATGGGTCGCCCGTGCGCTGCCCACGAAGCCAACCCAGCCGATCCTGCGTGGCGTGATGATCCTCGCGGATGACGATGGCCTGGAGCTGTCGGGCTTCGACCGGGAAGTCTCCACCCGCGTGCGCGTGAATGCCAATGTTGACGAACCAGGCCGCATCCTCGTGGCCGGTAAGTTGGCATCCGACATCGTCGGCGCACTTCCGGGTAAGGAAATCACCATGGAGTACTCCGGCTCCACGGTCCTGGTTCGCAGCAGCAGCTCCCGCTTCGAACTTCCCGCGATGACCATCGAGGATTACCCAGTCCTGCCGGACATGCCGGCCGTGACCGGCACCATCGACCCGAATCTCTTCACCGAGGCCATCAGCCAGGTAGCGATCGCAGCGGGTAAGGACGACACCCTCCCGATGCTCACCGGTATCCGCATGGAGATCGAGGGCGAAAATGTGGTTCTCGCAGCAACCGACCGCTTCCGCCTGGCTGTTCGTAGCTTCCAGTGGAACCCGGCGTCCGCCGACGCTAAGGCTGAGCTGCTGATCCCGGCCCGCACGCTGGCGGACACCGCCCGCACCCTGGATCACAGCCTCAACGATCCGATCGAGATCGCCATCGGTTCAGGGGAGGACATCGGTGCGGACGGCCTGCTCGGCATCGTCACCGATGCCCGCCGCACGACCACCCGCCTGCTGGATGCGGACTTCCCGAAGTTCCGCCCGCTGCTGCCGGCCCGCCACAACGCGATGGCCTCCGTGGAGATCGCACCGCTGCTGGACGCGATCCGCCGTGTCTCCCTGGTCGCGGAGCGTAATTCCCAGATCCGGATGCACTTCGAGGAGTCCACGCTGACCCTTTCCGCCGGCGGCTCCGATGTTGGTCAGGCCGAGGAAGTCCTGAACTGCGCCTACCACGGCGAGCCGCTGACCATCGCCTTCAACCCGGCGTACCTCAAGGACGGCCTGAGCGCGATCCACACCGAGCGCGTGGTCTTCGGATTCACCCAGCCTTCCCGCCCCGCGATCCTCATTCCTGCCCCGGCCGAGCTGCCGGAGGCCGAGGAGGACGGCACCTTCCCGGACCCGGAGACCAACTTCAAGTACCTGCTCATGCCGGTGCGCCTGCCGGGCTAA
- a CDS encoding MFS transporter has product MTVVQSPKQEVSRGWISRFGLMYLGQNIAWAAPTNLLLSAQILVWFPDDKERQLALLMTAGGLVSLLASPLAGIFSDRTRSSLGRRTPWIIAGITIASVALGVAGWTATLPGDSRSLGYGLLLAAWMVFQFAIALAVTPTQSIVPDQVTERQFGTVSGVMGMTYTLGIVLGTALSVALPRPWAYAAVIAVLLATAVPFLIRDREPLPWLAGSADPVAGPDTSPAASPAHGAEHASEQPKAGATETAPTGLTGARRVVPNPKDAPDFYWMFITRLLLMLAQAIALFFLLYYLRDRIGFHDPELGVLILTAVFAGCVVATALWSGWFSDKLGARKPFILFSAAGVAGACAVLAFTSSFTVVVVGAVILGLSWGVYQAIDQALVNAVLPTEQERATHMGLMNLAVLLPNTLAPSIAAIALSLLGGYTGLYLLAGAMCLAGGVLVLKIQSTR; this is encoded by the coding sequence GTGACTGTTGTGCAAAGCCCCAAGCAAGAAGTCTCCCGGGGATGGATCTCACGCTTTGGCCTGATGTACCTCGGCCAGAACATCGCATGGGCAGCCCCGACGAATCTTCTGCTCTCCGCCCAGATCCTCGTGTGGTTCCCGGACGATAAGGAACGCCAGCTCGCGCTACTAATGACGGCCGGCGGGCTTGTCAGCCTGCTCGCCTCCCCGCTCGCGGGGATTTTCTCCGACCGGACGCGCTCCTCGCTGGGCCGCCGCACCCCGTGGATCATCGCGGGCATCACGATCGCCTCGGTAGCACTCGGTGTCGCGGGATGGACCGCAACGCTTCCGGGGGATTCCCGCAGCCTGGGTTACGGCCTGTTGTTGGCGGCGTGGATGGTCTTCCAATTCGCCATCGCTCTCGCGGTGACGCCAACGCAGTCCATCGTCCCCGACCAGGTCACCGAGCGGCAGTTCGGCACCGTCTCCGGCGTGATGGGTATGACCTACACCCTGGGCATCGTGCTCGGTACGGCACTCTCCGTCGCGCTCCCCCGCCCCTGGGCCTATGCCGCGGTCATCGCCGTGCTGCTAGCGACGGCGGTGCCCTTCCTCATCCGCGACCGGGAACCACTCCCCTGGCTGGCGGGCTCCGCCGACCCGGTAGCGGGCCCGGACACAAGCCCGGCGGCCAGCCCCGCACACGGCGCTGAACACGCATCTGAACAGCCGAAAGCCGGTGCCACAGAAACGGCACCCACGGGCCTCACGGGCGCCCGGCGCGTCGTCCCCAACCCGAAGGACGCCCCGGACTTCTACTGGATGTTCATCACCCGCCTACTGCTGATGCTGGCCCAGGCCATCGCGCTATTCTTCCTGCTCTACTACCTGCGCGACCGCATCGGCTTCCACGACCCCGAGCTCGGTGTGCTGATACTCACGGCTGTGTTCGCCGGCTGCGTGGTCGCCACCGCCCTGTGGTCTGGCTGGTTCTCCGACAAGCTCGGCGCCCGCAAGCCCTTCATCCTCTTCTCCGCCGCCGGGGTGGCCGGCGCCTGCGCGGTGCTGGCCTTCACCAGCTCCTTCACCGTGGTCGTGGTCGGTGCCGTGATCCTGGGGCTCAGCTGGGGTGTGTACCAAGCTATCGACCAGGCCCTCGTCAACGCCGTGCTCCCCACCGAGCAGGAGCGCGCTACCCACATGGGCCTGATGAACCTCGCCGTCCTGCTGCCGAACACGCTGGCCCCTTCCATCGCAGCGATCGCTCTCAGCCTGCTCGGGGGCTACACGGGGCTCTATCTCCTGGCAGGTGCGATGTGCCTGGCCGGAGGCGTCCTCGTCCTAAAGATCCAATCCACCCGCTAA
- the gyrB gene encoding DNA topoisomerase (ATP-hydrolyzing) subunit B → MGAPEPQNTPAPHEHKPGDYDASSITILEGLEAVRKRPGMYIGSTGERGLHHLIWEVVDNSVDEAMAGYAKKVSVTLKEDGSVEVSDDGRGIPVEMHPSGAPTVQVVMTQLHAGGKFDSDSYAVSGGLHGVGISVVNALSTRVETRIVRDGFEWYQEFVNAVPQELVQGKKKRGSGTTQRFWPDPEIFETVEFNFDTVAKRLQEMAFLNKGLTITLTDERPEAIEAEDPEEQLEDLTEQAEAPKSAEERQAEEEAKKKKGPRTKTYHYPEGLKDYVAFINRKKQPIHPTIVSFDAKGEDHEVEVALQWNDGYQQSVHTFANTINTFEGGTHEEGFRAAMTSLINRYARDQKLLKEKDSNLTGDDVREGLAAVISVRVGDPQFEGQTKTKLGNTEIRGFVQRAINEHLSDWLDANPAEAKVIVQKAVASAHARQAARKARDLVRRKSASDMGGLPGKLADCRSKDPIKSELYVVEGDSAGGSAKSGRDSMYQAILPLRGKILNVEKARMDRVLKNAEVQAIITALGTGIHDEFDINKLRYHKIVLMADADVDGQHIATLLLTLLFRLMRPLVEGGYVYLAQPPLYKLKWGKGEPGYAFSDRERDEQLKKGLEEGRKIDTDDGIQRYKGLGEMNPKELWETTMDPTTRTLRQVSLEDAEAADELFSILMGDDVVARRSFITRNARDVRFLDV, encoded by the coding sequence GTGGGTGCACCAGAACCGCAGAACACGCCAGCTCCGCACGAGCACAAGCCGGGTGACTACGACGCATCGTCGATCACCATCCTCGAGGGCCTCGAGGCAGTCCGGAAGCGCCCGGGCATGTACATCGGCTCCACGGGAGAGCGTGGCCTCCACCACCTCATCTGGGAGGTCGTGGACAACTCCGTGGACGAGGCGATGGCGGGCTACGCCAAGAAGGTCTCCGTCACGCTGAAGGAGGACGGCTCCGTCGAGGTTTCCGACGACGGCCGTGGCATCCCGGTGGAGATGCACCCTTCCGGCGCCCCGACCGTACAGGTCGTCATGACGCAGCTGCACGCCGGCGGTAAGTTCGACTCCGATTCTTACGCAGTCTCCGGTGGTCTGCACGGTGTTGGTATTTCCGTGGTCAACGCCCTGTCCACCCGCGTGGAAACCCGCATCGTTCGCGATGGCTTCGAGTGGTACCAGGAGTTCGTCAACGCGGTGCCGCAGGAGCTCGTGCAGGGCAAGAAGAAGCGCGGTTCCGGCACCACCCAGCGGTTCTGGCCGGACCCGGAGATCTTCGAGACCGTGGAGTTCAACTTCGACACGGTCGCCAAGCGCCTGCAGGAAATGGCATTCCTGAATAAGGGCCTGACCATCACCCTCACCGACGAGCGCCCGGAGGCCATCGAGGCCGAGGACCCGGAGGAGCAGCTCGAGGACCTCACCGAGCAGGCTGAGGCGCCGAAGTCCGCTGAGGAGCGCCAGGCGGAGGAAGAGGCCAAGAAGAAGAAGGGCCCGCGCACCAAGACGTACCACTACCCGGAGGGTCTGAAGGACTACGTCGCGTTCATCAACCGCAAGAAGCAGCCGATCCACCCGACGATCGTCAGCTTCGACGCCAAGGGCGAGGACCACGAGGTCGAGGTCGCGCTGCAGTGGAACGACGGCTACCAGCAGTCCGTCCATACCTTCGCGAACACGATCAACACCTTCGAGGGCGGTACCCACGAGGAGGGCTTCCGCGCCGCGATGACCTCCCTGATCAACCGTTACGCGCGTGATCAGAAGCTGCTGAAGGAGAAGGACTCCAACCTCACCGGCGACGACGTCCGTGAGGGTCTGGCTGCCGTCATTTCCGTCCGCGTCGGTGACCCGCAGTTCGAGGGCCAGACGAAGACGAAGCTGGGCAACACCGAGATCCGCGGTTTCGTGCAGCGCGCGATCAATGAACACCTTTCCGACTGGCTGGATGCCAACCCGGCTGAGGCTAAGGTCATCGTGCAGAAGGCTGTGGCCTCCGCGCACGCTCGCCAGGCGGCTCGTAAGGCGCGTGACCTGGTGCGCCGCAAGTCTGCCTCCGATATGGGCGGGCTGCCAGGCAAGCTGGCCGACTGCCGTTCCAAGGATCCGATCAAGTCCGAGCTTTACGTGGTGGAGGGTGACTCCGCAGGTGGCTCCGCGAAGTCCGGCCGCGATTCGATGTACCAGGCCATCCTGCCCCTGCGCGGCAAGATCCTGAACGTCGAGAAGGCCCGCATGGACCGCGTTCTGAAGAACGCCGAGGTGCAGGCAATCATCACCGCGCTGGGCACCGGCATTCACGATGAGTTCGACATCAACAAGCTGCGCTATCACAAGATCGTGCTGATGGCCGACGCCGACGTGGACGGCCAGCACATCGCAACGCTGCTGCTCACTCTGCTGTTCCGCCTGATGCGTCCGCTCGTCGAGGGCGGCTATGTGTACCTCGCCCAGCCGCCGCTGTACAAGCTGAAGTGGGGCAAGGGCGAGCCGGGTTACGCGTTCTCAGACCGGGAGCGCGATGAGCAGCTGAAAAAGGGCCTGGAAGAGGGCCGCAAGATCGACACGGATGATGGCATCCAGCGCTACAAGGGTCTCGGCGAGATGAACCCGAAGGAGCTGTGGGAGACCACGATGGATCCCACCACCCGCACGCTGCGCCAGGTGTCCCTGGAGGACGCGGAGGCTGCTGACGAGCTGTTCAGCATCCTGATGGGTGACGACGTTGTCGCCCGCCGTAGCTTCATCACCCGCAACGCGCGCGACGTCCGTTTCCTGGACGTCTAG
- the recF gene encoding DNA replication/repair protein RecF (All proteins in this family for which functions are known are DNA-binding proteins that assist the filamentation of RecA onto DNA for the initiation of recombination or recombinational repair.) has translation MFVRSLELHDFRSWRELSLQLDPGVTVFSGPNGHGKTNIVEALGYLAHLGSHRVNTDSALVREGQQIARVSATAVNHNRELTAHIAIRGHGSNRAHINRTQLATTSELLGIVRTTLFSPEDLALVRGEPEQRRKFLDEIMVARYPRLAAVKADYDKSLRQRNALLRNNAYALRIAPENDAERLSALATLDVWDAQLAALGGQIMSARVQIAHDLAPHVAQTYARLAPESRPAHMAYTSTVDADLAQVGVLLGEAELERDPAAELALLSPEVAEATLLQAYARKRTQEVDRGTTLIGPHRDDLVLMLGTQPAKGFASHGESWSFALALRLGAFFMQREDGVEPVVILDDVFAELDSSRRQQLVGLLTEAEQVLITAAVGEDIPAELRDIATFHDVRAVHVTEEGQQRRISVIDETIPRDSVPEQAEEHAAEPSEAKRAVGEPGETGENFEHFEPAADEGEGPGSAASTGGEQA, from the coding sequence ATGTTTGTCCGCAGCCTAGAACTCCACGACTTCCGGTCGTGGCGGGAACTCTCGCTGCAGCTGGACCCGGGTGTCACGGTGTTCTCCGGGCCCAACGGGCACGGCAAGACCAACATCGTCGAGGCCCTGGGCTACCTGGCCCACCTGGGCTCCCACCGGGTCAACACCGATTCCGCGCTGGTCCGGGAAGGCCAACAGATCGCCCGGGTCTCTGCCACGGCGGTGAACCACAACCGGGAGCTCACAGCTCATATCGCGATCCGTGGCCACGGATCCAACCGTGCCCACATCAACCGCACGCAGCTGGCCACCACCAGCGAGCTGCTGGGCATCGTCCGCACCACCCTGTTCTCCCCGGAGGACCTCGCCCTGGTGCGCGGCGAACCGGAGCAGCGCCGCAAGTTCCTCGACGAGATCATGGTCGCCCGCTACCCGCGGCTGGCGGCGGTGAAGGCGGATTACGATAAGTCCCTGCGCCAGCGCAACGCTCTGCTGCGCAATAACGCCTACGCCCTGCGTATCGCCCCCGAAAACGACGCGGAACGCCTTTCTGCCCTCGCCACCCTGGACGTCTGGGATGCCCAGCTGGCCGCGTTGGGCGGGCAGATCATGTCCGCGCGGGTGCAGATCGCCCATGACCTCGCACCACACGTTGCGCAGACCTACGCCCGGCTCGCCCCGGAGTCCCGGCCCGCGCACATGGCGTACACCTCGACCGTGGACGCGGACCTGGCCCAGGTTGGTGTGCTGTTGGGGGAGGCGGAGCTCGAGCGCGACCCAGCAGCCGAGCTGGCGTTGCTCTCTCCGGAGGTCGCGGAGGCCACGTTGCTGCAGGCCTACGCCCGCAAGCGCACCCAGGAGGTGGACCGCGGCACCACGCTGATCGGCCCGCACCGCGACGACCTCGTGCTCATGCTGGGCACCCAGCCCGCCAAGGGTTTTGCCTCTCACGGGGAATCCTGGTCCTTCGCCCTGGCGCTGAGGCTCGGCGCGTTCTTCATGCAGCGCGAGGATGGCGTGGAACCGGTGGTCATCTTGGATGACGTTTTCGCGGAGCTGGATTCCTCCCGACGTCAACAGCTCGTCGGGCTGCTCACCGAAGCCGAGCAGGTGCTCATCACCGCGGCCGTGGGTGAAGATATTCCCGCTGAGCTGCGGGATATCGCCACGTTCCATGATGTTCGCGCGGTGCATGTCACCGAGGAAGGCCAGCAGCGGCGGATCTCCGTGATCGACGAGACCATCCCCCGCGATAGCGTCCCGGAGCAGGCCGAGGAGCACGCCGCTGAACCCAGCGAAGCGAAGCGAGCCGTCGGAGAGCCAGGTGAGACGGGGGAAAACTTCGAGCACTTCGAGCCGGCCGCCGATGAGGGTGAGGGCCCGGGGTCGGCGGCCTCCACCGGCGGTGAGCAGGCGTGA
- a CDS encoding glycoside hydrolase family 1 protein, producing the protein MPSSPTTFLPLGKLMIGTATSSLQIEGGDRNNNWYEWAQYPGTIADGTSPLRANDHWNRWREDTELMGSLGLKTYRMGIEWSRIEPAPGQWDTAAMDRYREEIALVKERGMVPLVTLHHFNNPLWFQRLGEWEKPENIAHWLRFVGHVVKGLSDLVTDWVTINEPNVYATSGFLFHEAPPAKKSYRLALKVMRNMAIAHCRAYRLIHGIQSGARVGFAHHMRSFVPAQERNPLHRLASRSSAFLFQDELSHAMLGGKFRGVLGRQPSDISPGKYYDYLGLNYYSRTASAGFEDGTLPGKPVNDLGWEIYPQGLIECAGWMHERYPAPIWVTENGTCDNGSPTSLENFRCRFIYDHLAAISASDLPFERYYHWCFVDNWEWADGEAQRFGLVHNDYATQTRTPKLSAEFLSRIIAEGGISGEAKREFVDVQRYRIG; encoded by the coding sequence ATGCCTTCCTCCCCCACCACCTTCCTACCGCTGGGCAAGCTGATGATCGGGACGGCGACGTCCTCCCTACAGATCGAGGGCGGCGACCGGAACAACAACTGGTACGAGTGGGCTCAATACCCCGGCACCATCGCCGACGGCACCAGCCCGCTGCGCGCCAACGACCACTGGAACCGGTGGCGGGAGGACACCGAGCTCATGGGTTCCCTGGGGCTCAAGACCTACCGGATGGGCATCGAATGGTCCCGCATCGAGCCCGCGCCCGGGCAGTGGGACACCGCCGCGATGGACCGCTACCGGGAGGAAATCGCGCTGGTCAAGGAGCGCGGGATGGTACCGCTGGTGACCCTGCACCACTTCAATAATCCGCTGTGGTTCCAGCGGCTCGGCGAATGGGAGAAGCCGGAGAATATCGCCCACTGGCTGCGCTTCGTGGGCCACGTGGTCAAGGGGCTATCCGACCTGGTCACGGACTGGGTCACCATTAACGAGCCGAATGTGTACGCCACCTCCGGCTTCCTCTTCCACGAGGCACCGCCGGCGAAGAAGTCCTACCGGCTGGCGCTGAAGGTGATGCGGAACATGGCGATCGCGCACTGCCGGGCATACCGCCTGATCCATGGGATTCAGTCGGGCGCGCGGGTCGGCTTCGCGCACCACATGCGCTCCTTCGTGCCTGCTCAGGAGCGTAATCCGTTGCACCGGCTGGCCTCTCGGTCCAGCGCCTTCCTCTTCCAGGACGAGCTGAGCCACGCGATGCTGGGCGGGAAGTTCCGGGGCGTGCTGGGCCGCCAGCCTTCCGATATCTCGCCGGGCAAGTACTACGACTACCTGGGGCTGAATTACTACTCGCGCACGGCGTCCGCGGGCTTCGAGGACGGCACGCTGCCCGGCAAGCCGGTCAATGACCTCGGTTGGGAGATCTACCCGCAGGGCCTCATCGAGTGCGCCGGCTGGATGCACGAGCGCTACCCCGCGCCAATCTGGGTCACGGAGAACGGCACCTGCGATAACGGCAGCCCGACGAGTCTGGAGAACTTCCGCTGCCGCTTCATCTACGACCATCTGGCCGCAATTAGCGCATCTGACCTGCCGTTTGAGCGCTATTACCACTGGTGCTTCGTGGATAACTGGGAGTGGGCGGACGGCGAGGCGCAACGCTTCGGCCTTGTCCACAACGACTACGCCACGCAGACCCGCACACCGAAGCTCAGCGCCGAATTTTTAAGCCGGATCATCGCCGAGGGCGGAATTTCCGGGGAGGCGAAGCGGGAGTTCGTCGACGTCCAGCGCTACCGCATCGGGTAG